The Longimicrobium sp. genome has a window encoding:
- a CDS encoding HAMP domain-containing sensor histidine kinase, translating to MSTETLHACLRRFPGAALEVSADGVVRASNGHLDALVGRDLAGVALAEVLDSSSQEKWRRILTEAERASPACTWELVVATPGSLELRTFLAVWSAAEPGATLWLLEYSLDPRLELLYGELSELHRELVDSQRKLSRERNRLARALEKAEAAVRTRDEILAVVSHDLRNPVSTIGLAVELLEMPLPEATKAEQIAIIRRAAAGMNRLIGDLLDVSAIEAGRLTVELEPLPLAPVLEEACRMLAGQAAEKRLRLECRAAPGVPDVRGDRDRLLQVLSNLVGNAIKFTPEEGTVSVRAAPGAGEAVVSVQDTGPGIPEADLPLVFDRFWHTSRSRRGGAGLGLAIARGIVEAHGGRIWAESVPGQGATFSFALPAADAGRE from the coding sequence GTGAGCACGGAGACGCTGCACGCGTGCCTGCGCCGCTTCCCGGGCGCGGCGCTCGAGGTGTCGGCCGACGGCGTCGTGCGCGCATCCAACGGGCACCTCGACGCGCTGGTCGGCCGCGACCTGGCGGGCGTCGCCCTGGCGGAGGTGCTGGACTCCTCGTCGCAGGAGAAGTGGCGGCGGATCCTCACGGAGGCCGAGCGCGCGAGCCCGGCCTGCACCTGGGAGCTGGTGGTCGCCACGCCCGGCTCGCTCGAGCTCAGGACGTTCCTGGCGGTGTGGTCGGCGGCGGAGCCCGGGGCCACCCTCTGGCTGCTGGAGTACTCGCTCGATCCCAGGCTGGAGCTGCTCTACGGAGAGCTCTCGGAGCTGCACCGGGAACTGGTCGACTCGCAGCGGAAGCTCTCCCGGGAGCGGAACCGGCTGGCGCGCGCGCTGGAGAAGGCCGAAGCCGCCGTCCGCACCCGCGACGAGATCCTGGCCGTGGTCTCGCACGACCTGCGCAACCCGGTGAGCACCATCGGCCTGGCCGTGGAGCTCCTCGAGATGCCGCTCCCCGAGGCGACGAAGGCGGAGCAGATCGCCATCATCCGGCGCGCCGCCGCGGGGATGAACCGCCTGATCGGCGACCTGCTCGACGTGAGCGCCATCGAGGCGGGGCGCCTCACGGTGGAGCTGGAGCCGCTGCCGCTGGCGCCGGTGCTGGAGGAGGCGTGCCGGATGCTGGCGGGACAGGCGGCGGAGAAGCGCCTGCGCCTCGAGTGCCGCGCCGCGCCGGGGGTGCCGGACGTCCGCGGCGACCGGGACCGCCTCCTGCAGGTGCTCTCGAACCTGGTGGGCAACGCGATCAAGTTCACGCCCGAGGAGGGAACGGTCTCCGTGCGCGCCGCGCCCGGCGCGGGCGAGGCGGTCGTCTCGGTCCAGGACACCGGCCCCGGGATCCCCGAGGCCGACCTGCCCCTCGTCTTCGACCGGTTCTGGCACACCAGCCGGAGCCGGCGCGGGGGCGCGGGGCTCGGCCTGGCGATCGCCAGGGGGATCGTGGAGGCCCACGGCGGGCGGATCTGGGC